The following proteins come from a genomic window of Alnus glutinosa chromosome 10, dhAlnGlut1.1, whole genome shotgun sequence:
- the LOC133879281 gene encoding glyoxylase I 4 — MEKKDEANGVVPVRSNEKISREKEEGKGKEENHHPLPLMALNHVSRLCRNVKESIDFYTKVLGFVLMERPQAFDFDGAWLFNYGVGIHLLQSKDDQDRRSETDHHLDPMDNHISFQCENMEEMEEKLKVVNIKYMKRAVLEDEENGTRIDQLFFNDPDGFMIEICNCENLKLVPAAASLGKIKLPFDTHNPPLQILENGDRSIDEPN, encoded by the exons atggaaaagaaagatGAGGCTAACGGAGTAGTACCAGTGAGAAGCAATGAGAAAATTAgcagagagaaagaagaaggaaaagggaagGAGGAGAACCACcacccacttcctctaatgGCCTTAAATCACGTATCAAGACTTTGCAGAAACGTGAAAGAGTCCATAGATTTCTACACCAAAGTTCTGGGGTTTGTTTTGATGGAGCGGCCACAAGCTTTTGACTTTGATGGTGCGTGGCTGTTCAACTATGGAGTCGGGATTCACTTGCTGCAGTCCAAGGATGATCAGGATAGGCGATCTGAGACTGATCATCACTTGGATCCCATGGACAACCATATCTCATTTCAG TGTGAAAACATGGAGGAAATGGAGGAAAAACTGAAGGTGGTAAACATAAAATACATGAAGAGGGCAGTACTGGAGGATGAAGAAAATGGGACGAGGATTGACCAACTCTTCTTCAACGACCCAGATGGGTTCATGATCGAGATTTGTAATTGTGAAAATCTCAAGCTCGTTCCGGCGGCTGCTTCTCTCGGCAAAATAAAGCTTCCTTTTGATACACACAATCCGCCTctacaaattttggaaaatgggGATCGATCGATCGATGAACCAAATTAA